The window GCGCGCACCGAACTCGCCGGCGGTCTGGTCGATGGCGCTGGCCAGGCCCAGATCGTCGAGCAGGGTGGGGCGCAGGCCGTGCGAGATGCGCCGCACGTCGCGCATCACGCCCTGCACCAGGCCGACGCCGTTGCGCAGGGTGTCGGCGGCCTGCGGGTTGCCGCGCTCCATCTGCAGCAGCGCTGATTCACAGACAAACTTCACCGACAGCAGCAACTGGCTGATGCCGTCGTGCAGTTCGCGCGCCACGCGCGAGCGTTCGTCCTCCTGCGATCGCACCACCTTTTGCGCCATGGCGCGCAGCTTGCCATCGGCGGCGCGTTGTTCGTACAGGTTCAGTGCCAGGCCGCCGGCGGCCACCAGCAGCAGCGCGGCCGAGGCGATGAACAGCACCTGGTTGCGTGTCAGGCGCACCGCCTCCGCGCTGGAGCGGCTGATCAGCGCCTGCGCCTCCTGCAGGTGGTCGAGGTACAGGCCGGTGCCGATCACCCAGCCCCATTCCGGCACGAGTTCCACGTAGCCCAGCTTGCGTTCCTCGCGGCCGGTGGAGGGGCGGTTCCACATGTAGTCGACGAAGCCACCGCCGGCCTGCGCCTGGCGCACCAGTTGCTGGATCATGGCCGCGCCATTGCTGTCGCGCCGGTCCCATTGGCTGCGGCCCTCGATCTCGTTCAGGCGCGGATGCATCAGGCTGTTGCCCTGCAGGTCGTAGACGAAGAAGTAGTTGTCGTTGCCGAAGTCCATGCGCCGCAGCAGTTCCAGCGCCTCGCGGCGCGCGGCCGGGTCGTGGCCGGTCTTCTCGTACAGGTGGGAGACGGCGCGCCGGCCGACCTGCACGAAATGCTGGAGTTCGTCCTTGCGCGCCTGCAGCAGGATCGGCTGCATCGCCGCCATCTGCGCCTCGGCCAGTTGCGCGGACTGCTGGCGGATCACCCACACCACCGCGCCGATGGCCAGCAGCAGCGGCACCACCGCCAGCAACAGCACCATCGACCGCAAACGCAAGCGCACACCTTGTTCAGCCATGCTTTGATTCTGGCGCATTGCGGCCCGGGGCCAACAACCCAGGGAAAACCATTACGTAATCACACGCCTTCACGCCCCGCAAGCACACCGATGCGCCGGGGCGGGCCGGTTTCGATACTCGAA of the Rhodoferax koreense genome contains:
- a CDS encoding cache domain-containing protein, which codes for MAEQGVRLRLRSMVLLLAVVPLLLAIGAVVWVIRQQSAQLAEAQMAAMQPILLQARKDELQHFVQVGRRAVSHLYEKTGHDPAARREALELLRRMDFGNDNYFFVYDLQGNSLMHPRLNEIEGRSQWDRRDSNGAAMIQQLVRQAQAGGGFVDYMWNRPSTGREERKLGYVELVPEWGWVIGTGLYLDHLQEAQALISRSSAEAVRLTRNQVLFIASAALLLVAAGGLALNLYEQRAADGKLRAMAQKVVRSQEDERSRVARELHDGISQLLLSVKFVCESALLQMERGNPQAADTLRNGVGLVQGVMRDVRRISHGLRPTLLDDLGLASAIDQTAGEFGARTGVEVKTQVDLLPRMPEAVATAMFRVAQEALGNVEKHAGARHVWLQLLHGNAGLTLRLRDDGRGFDVPAALREVRAGLGLTNMRERIEMLGGRFVIESAPGATQLTVWLPPAALKP